One Elgaria multicarinata webbii isolate HBS135686 ecotype San Diego chromosome 7, rElgMul1.1.pri, whole genome shotgun sequence DNA window includes the following coding sequences:
- the TBC1D7 gene encoding TBC1 domain family member 7 has product MAEDPQRNFRSVYYEKVGFRGVEEKKSLEILLKDDRLDIEKLCTFSQRFPLPSMYRTLVWKVLLGILPPHHESHVFVMKYRKEQYRDVYHALQVIRFIKDSTPQVEVFLRIYQLESGKLPRKPSFPLGDEDEIFLAVAKAMEEMVEDNIDCYWLVSSFVNQLNKYKDSLPQLPKLLEQYLSLEDSRLLMHLKSCSAVGQLPYDLWFRRCFAGCLPESSLQRVWDKVISGSCKILVFVAVEILLTFKMKLMALNSAEKIEQFLQNIPQDNTDAIVSKATELWHKHCGTPAHSV; this is encoded by the exons ATGGCTGAGGACCCTCAGAGAAATTTCCgatctgtttattatgaaaaagtAGGATTTCGTGGCGTTGAAGAGAAAAAGTCACTGGAAATCCTTCTGAAAGATGATCGGTTGG ATATTGAGAAGCTTTGCACATTTAGTCAAAGGTTTCCTCTGCCATCTATGTATCGGACCCTGGTGTGGAAGGTGCTTCTAG GAATTCTTCCTCCTCACCATGAATCTCACGTATTTGTGATGAAGTACCGGAAGGAGCAGTATAGGGATGTGTACCATGCTCTTCAAGTAATTCGCTTTATCAAGGATTCTACTCCGCAGGTGGAAGTTTTCCTCCGGATCTATCAGTTGGAGTCAGGAAAGCTGCCTCGAAAGCCATCTTTCCCTTTG GGAGATGAAGACGAGATATTCCTTGCTGTTGCTAAAGCTATGGAGGAAATGGTGGAAGATAATATTGACTGCTATTGGCTCGTCAGTAGTTTTGTGAACCAGTTGAATAAGTACAAGGATTCATTACCACAGCTG CCAAAACTTCTGGAACAGTACCTGAGCCTTGAAGACAGCAGACTCCTAATGCACCTGAAATCATGCTCAGCAGTGGGCCAGCTTCCTTATGATCTTTGGTTCAGAAGGTGTTTTGCTGGTTGTCTACCTGAATCCAGCTTACAAAG GGTTTGGGACAAGGTTATTAGTGGCTCTTGCAAAATTCTTGTCTTCGTTGCTGTTGAGATCCTATTAACCTTTAAAATGAAGTTGATGGCCCTGAATAGTGCAGAAAAGATTGAACAGTTTTTGCAAAAT ATACCTCAAGACAACACTGATGCGATTGTGAGCAAAGCTACTGAGCTGTGGCACAAACATTGTGGGACCCCCGCTCACTCAGTCTGA